In Thunnus thynnus chromosome 4, fThuThy2.1, whole genome shotgun sequence, a genomic segment contains:
- the LOC137182137 gene encoding Krueppel-like factor 15, which translates to MVDNSPVSEETFLPYSGSPPAYRLSDMVTDLNSYQVMPSPFSEDDLSESSSPRSCSSPDSQVLSSSYGSNSSAESQDSILDHLLSQASLGSAAVGSVAPIPLSSFLWDSRRDEPAKREPIKEENFDFLAWSNAEAEEQLGGSFQPTLEEIEEFLEENMEVVTMKQEIRESCPGLGVGLEETLGLEVGLEWCRDTSPEPKLEPEAKYSDQTVPTACTAGLASAASHETKTTSVNPTHESSTVDKKASANKPSSADSDTNGGGMPVILQIQPLQIKQEPTAVPLTPVAQPPQPAPASDIKIAQLLVNIQGQTFALVPHILPSPTLNMSSKFVRIAPVPIAAKPLGLGDSSVSQGSGILVGDQKFQKNPVADLIKMHKCTFPGCTKMYTKSSHLKAHLRRHTGEKPFACNWQGCGWRFSRSDELSRHRRSHSGVKPYQCPVCEKKFARSDHLSKHIKVHRFPRSSRTVRSAN; encoded by the exons ATGGTGGATAACTCCCCAGTGAGTGAGGAGACTTTTCTTCCTTACAGTGGCTCTCCACCGGCCTACCGGCTGTCTGACATGGTAACAGACCTGAACTCCTACCAGGTGATGCCGTCACCGTTTTCGGAGGACGATCTTAGTGAGTCGTCCAGCCCTCGTTCCTGCTCCAGCCCGGACTCCCAGGTGCTCAGCTCCAGCTACGGCAGCAACTCTAGTGCTGAGAGCCAGGACAGCATCCTGGACCACCTGCTGTCCCAGGCCTCTTTAGGCAGTGCTGCGGTAGGATCTGTAGCACCTATACCATTATCTTCTTTCCTCTGGGACTCAAGGAGAGATGAGCCCGCTAAACGTGAACCTATAAAGGAGGAAAATTTTGACTTCCTCGCCTGGTCCAATGCAGAAGCAGAGGAACAACTTGGAGGGTCCTTCCAACCCACACTGGAAGAGATTGAAGAATTCCTGGAGGAGAATATGGAGGTGGTGACGATGAAGCAGGAAATCCGAGAGAGTTGCCCAGGGTTGGGAGTGGGACTGGAGGAGACTCTTGGTCTAGAAGTTGGCCTGGAGTGGTGCAGGGATACATCCCCTGAGCCTAAGCTGGAGCCAGAGGCCAAgtactcagatcaaactgtcccCACCGCCTGCACTGCTGGCCTGGCCTCTGCTGCCTCCCACGAGACCAAAACCACATCAGTTAACCCCACACATGAATCCAGCACAGTAGACAAGAAGGCATCAGCCAACAAACCTTCATCAGCAGACAGTGACACTAATGGTGGTGGGATGCCGGTCATCCTACAGATTCAGCCTCTTCAGATCAAGCAGGAGCCCACTGCGGTGCCTCTTACCCCAGTAGCCCAGCCCCCCCAACCTGCCCCAGCCTCAGACATCAAAATTGCGCAGTTACTGGTCAACATCCAAGGTCAGACGTTTGCCCTGGTGCCCCACATCCTGCCCTCCCCCACCCTGAACATGTCTTCGAAGTTTGTACGTATTGCTCCTGTCCCCATTGCAGCCAAGCCTCTTGGGCTCGGGGACAGCTCAGTCAGTCAGGGATCAGGGATTCTTGTCGGAGATCAGAAGTTCCAGAAGAACCCAGTGGCGGATCTTATCAAAATGCACAAATGCACTTTTCCTGGCTGCACCAAGATGTACACCAAGAGCAGCCACCTGAAGGCCCATTTGAGGAGGCACACAGGGGAAAAGCCTTTCGCCTGCAACTGGCAGGGCTGTGGATGGAG GTTCTCCCGGTCAGATGAGCTGTCGCGACACCGGCGGTCCCACTCAGGGGTCAAGCCCTACCAGTGTCCCGTATGTGAGAAGAAGTTTGCCCGCAGTGACCACCtttcaaaacacatcaaagtCCACCGTTTTCCTAGAAGCAGCCGGACAGTTCGCTCAGCAAACTGA